In Thermanaerovibrio velox DSM 12556, the genomic stretch AGGACCTCGCGCACGCAGGTGGCCACGCCGCGGCCCGTGGCCTGGGTACGACCCTTGGAACCCCAGAGGGAAACGGGCTTACCGGTGAAGATGGCGGGCTCCAGCCGGTTCCTCATCTTGCTGATGGTGTCCATGAGCCAAACCATCTCCTGGCCGCCGGTGTTCACGTCCGGGGCGGGCACGTCGGTCCAAGCACCCACCAGGGGCTCTATGCGGGCCGCAAAGGTCCGGGTGATGCGCTCCTTCTCAGCGGTGGAGAGCTCCAGTGGGTTGCAGGCCACACCACCCTTGCCGCCGCCGTAGGGGATTCCAGCCAAAGAGCACTTCCAGGCCATGAGACAGGCCAAAGCCTCGCACTCCTCCAAGGTCACATCCGGGTGGAACCTGAGCCCACCCTTGGCGGGACCCAAAGCGGTGGAGTACTGAACCCGGTAACCCTCGAACACCTTGACGGTGCCGTCGTCCATGGTGACCGGGATGGAAACGCAAAGCTTACGCTCCGCCCTGCTCAGTATCTCGATGAGCCCGTCCTCCAGCCCCATCTCCTCCGTGGCGGCATAGAAGTTCTTGAGGGCCGTGTCGAGCAATACGTTGCTGGAAGTCCTCTTTGTAACAGCCATTCCGAATCCCTCCTTATTTTTTTAGGCCTAAGGCCATGAAGGAACCCAACCTAAAAGGTTTGTGAACTAATCTCACAAACCCCGTGGATATTCTATTCCAACCACCCTGTTCCGTAAAGAGTCAAACGGGACTGATTTTTTAGAAAAAATAAGAACACATTCTAAATATGAATAACACTTTTAGGCTAAATCACCACATCGATTCATGGCACCGGGATGCTGAAGGCCCAGCCGGCCGATCAGATCCTCCATGTCCTCCATGAGGGGGGCCGTGAAGGACGCACCCCTGAGATCCCCAAGGGACGCCTCATCCGGGAGGGATATAAACCGGGCGTGCAGCATCGGACGGCGAACCCCCTGCAGCCTAACCCCGTAGACCGGGTCCCCCACTATGGGGAGCCCCGCATGGGCCAGGTGAGCCCGGGCCTGATGTTTGCGCCCTGTCACCAGGGTCACCTCCACCAGCGAATAACCGCCGTGCGTGCAGAGGGGCCGCACCAGGGACAAGGCCTCCCGCCCCTCCCCCGATACCGCGACAGGCCCACCATCGCCGGCATAAAGGGGAGCGTCTATCCTAAAAGCCCCTCCGCAGCGGCCCTTGACCACCGCCCAGTAGAGCTTCCTTATGAGCCCTTCCCGGAACATGCGCTGGAGCTCCCTGGCGAAAGGCTTGGTCAAGGGCACCAGCACAACCCCCGAGGTGTTCACGTCCAACCTGTGGGCCGGCACCGGTCCGGTGCGGCCGATGAGGCGCCAAACCTCCTCCGGCAGGCTCGTACCGTTCCCGCTTCCCCCGGGCTGGCATATCCAACCCGGAGGCTTGTTGGCCACCAAAAGGACCTGGTCCATGTGGATAACCCATGATGGCAGCACCCTTGACTCTCCCCTGACCACACAGGACTCTTCCCCCTTGGGAGCCACTGGCTCATCATCCCAGGGTACCGTAAGCTCCTGACCCGCCACCAGCCTCTTAGAACAGGAGACCTTCATGCGGTCCAGCCGGACGTCGCCCCGCCGTATGGCCCCCATCCTCAGCCCCATGCCCACCGAGGGCCACCAATCCCTGATAAGCCGGTCCAGCCTCCTGCCCTCCTCCTCCGGCGGTACCGTGTACCTCCTCATGCGCCACCCTCACCGCCAAGGGAGTCCGAGATCTCACCGCTCCAAACCCGCCTCTGAAGGGCCTTGTGAAAATCCGATATCACCTGGCCATCCCTCAGAGCCGATATGCCCTCCCGGCAGCAGAAGACCTGAAAGTCAAGCTCGTCAGCGGCGGAAACTATCAAGGCCTCCGGGGTCGAAGGGAGCACCGGGGAGCCAAACTCCTTCTTGCCGTGGTGGCTCAGTATTATGTGCCCCAGGTGCAGCCTAAGCACGTCCCTCAGACCATACCTGTCCGCCAGCTCCTCGAACATGCAGTACCCCATGGCTATGTGGTCTAAAACGGTGCCCTCCAGGGTGGCCTCCGGCAAAGGGCTCATCCGATAGGCCCTGAGCTTGCCCAGGTCGTGAAGCAAGGCACCCCCCACCACCACGTCCCTGTCCACCCGATAGCAGCCGCAAAGGGCAGCGGCGGCCTCCGCCACCGACACGGTGTGCTCAAGAAGCCCCGAGGCATAGGCGTGATGGTTCCCCACCGCGGCGGGATAAGAGAAGAAATCCCGCCTCAAAGGGCCCTGAAAGACCGACTCAAGAAACCCTCGGACCTCATCACCACAGGACCCCACCAAAAGGTTGAACCGCTCCTCCAGATCCTCCTGAGGATACGGGGATCTTTGAACGAAATCGTAAGGGGGGTACTTCTCCTGACTGACCAGGTATATCCTATCCGCCGTGGGCTGCAGGGCCTTGTTGAACTCTCTCACGGTCCCAATAACCCCTATGGACAGACCTCTCAAGGGGGGGACCTCCTCCGGCTCAAGCCTTACCCCCTCGGGGACCTCCCGCTGATCCAACCACTCACAGCTGCTCCAGGCCCTTATCTCCATGCTGCCGGTCTGGTCCATCAGCGAAAGGATCCAGTACCTCTTGCCGTTCTTGTCCAGCTTTACCTGCTCGTCCGCCACCGCATAAACCCCCCGAAACCTCCCTTTCTCAGAGGGCTTTAAAGTGATCACCTGGGCAACCGTCATGTTCCCCATGCCGCTTTCCACCGAAACACCCCCAAAAATTAAATAAAAATTATACCATCTAAACCTTGAAGCTCTGGCCCCCATGGCTTAATCTTAAACTGGATCCACGGCAAAGACTTTGGGAGTCAAAAGGGGGTACCAGGCCTGAGGTGGTTAACCGCTCCTCCCATAATATCCATCCCCATAATTGTCGTCATCTCCCTCTTGGGGTCCGGTTCATCCGAGAGCCTACCTCTTTCCGTGTGGGCGGTGTTCTTATCATCCTACTTAACCGCCACCGCATGCTACGTGATGAACTCCACCGGCAGCTCCATGGGGCAGTTCTGCTGCAACCTCTCCGCCCAGGGGCTGCTGCTGGCCTTCGTCTCCCCCGCCGCGGGGGCAAGCCCAGTTCTCGCGTGGCTGGGGGTGGCACTGGCCTCCGCGGGCATGGTAGGGCTCATAAGCTGCATCCAGAAAGCCCACAACCCCCTAAAAAAGGATCTCCTTGAGGGACCTATAAGCATATCGGACCTTCAGACGGAGCTCAAGTCTATGGAAGATTCCATAGACATCACATCGAAGATACCCCTGCCGGCCCTTTGGGCGAGGGACGGAACCGTGGAGTCCGCAAACCGGGAGATAAAGCTACTCCTCGGAAGGGACGACATCGAGGGAAGTGGGCTGAACGAGATAATAAACCCGTCCCTCCACGAGCTCGACCTCGGCGGAACCGGGTGGCTTGTCTTCAGGAAGACAGTAGAAGGAGAGGACGTCGTGCTTCTTGCCCCCAAGGGGGACGTGTCCGCCGGGGACAGCTCCGAGTTCGTGGACCCAAAGACCGGCCTTTACTCGGACCGCTACGCCAGGAAGCGGGGGGAGGAGGAGATAGAACGGGCCAGGCGCTACCGCCGCTGGCTCTCCATGGCCCTGCTGAAACTGGAGTTTGAGAACCTCACATCCGGTCCACTGCCCCAGTCCATGATGGATGAAGCCTACATGAAGTTCATAGGGTTGGTTAAGAAGACCATCCGGACCACCGACATGGGCTTCCGCCTAAAGGACGGATGCGTGCTGCTGCTGCTCCCCGAAACCCCCTCTTCCGGCGCGAGGACCCTGTTCGGACGGATCAAGACACAGGTGGACAAGATAATCGAAGAGGGAAGCGTAACCCCCTTCAGGATCAACCTCCTCGGGGGCTTCTCCTTCTACGGCGGTAACGGCACCACCTCCTACAGCCAGATGCTGGAGGAGGCCTACTCCAACCTGGCGCTAAACGAGGACTGAAGAACCTATTGACATTAAAATTCACAAATGATTCGGATTTCGCATGGTGTATCATTGTGCTCAAGGGGACAAAACCCCATAAAGGTTGTCTGTTGGGGTCTTACGGGGGACACCCCACGAGGACCTGACAAAAAAGGACGAGGAGGGGATAGAGTTGTCCAGTTTCTTCGACGGCCTCTACAGCGGCAGGGTGGCAGACCTTAGGCCATCCCCCATAAGGGAGATGCTTCACCTGGTGCGAAGGCCCGGGGTCATATCCTTCGCGGGAGGCATGCCCGATCCCGAGGCCTTCCCAGTGGACCTCTTCTACGAGGCTGCGGGGATCCTCAAAAGCCAGGGCAAGGACGTGCTGCAGTACGGCACCACCGAGGGATACGGCCCACTGAAGGACTTTCTCATACATTGGACCGCCCCCAGGATGGGACGCAAGCTGGAGCACGACGAGATGCTCATAACCGCCGGCTCCTCCCAGGTCTCGGACCTTCTCTGCTGGGCCCTGATAGACCAAGACGACCTGATACTAATAGAGGAACCCTCCTTCCTCGGGGTGTTCCTCAACATGCACAACCACGGGGCCAAGTTCCTCACCGTTCCCTGCGACGACGAGGGCATGATGGTGGACCTCATCCCCGAGAAGGTGGAGAGGGCCCAGAAAGAGGGCAAGAAAGTAAAGCTCTGCTACACCATAGCCAACTTCCACAACCCCTTGGGGACCACCCTCTCCCTGGAGAGGCGCAAGAAGCTCATCGAATACGCCCACCGCTACGGCTTCGCCATCATGGAGGACGACCCCTACGGCTACGTGAGGTTTGAAGGGGAGCACCTGCCCACCCTCTTCTCCCTGGACGACCGGGGGGTGGTGGTGTACGCGGGCTCCTTCTCCAAGATACTGGCCCCGGGGACCAGGGTCGGATGGTGCTGCGGCAGCCGGGAAATAATCCGCAAGATGGCCATCTTCAAGCAGGGGGTGGACGTGTGCACCAGCCTGGTGGCCCAGGCGTTGGTCTACGAGTACTGCCGGCTGGGGCACCTGGACTCGTTCCTGCCCAAGATAATAGAGCACTACAAGAAGAAGCGGGATGCCATGGAGGACGCCATGCGGGAGCACCTTCCCCTTGACCTGGTCCACTGGGTAAAGCCAGAGGGGGGCTACTTCTACTGGGTCAAGATGAAGGGCATAAACAGCGACGAGCTATTCAAGCGGGCGGTGGACAACCAGGTGGCCTTCGTGCCCGGAAAGGCCTTCTACCCCAACCGGGACGGGGGAGAGAACGAGCTCAGGCTCTGCTACACCTTTGCCTCCCCTGAGCAGACCCAGGAGGGGATGAAGCGCCTTGGAGAGGCCATGAAGGGGATGGCGGGTTGACATCTCTCGCTCATGAAGACGTCATAGCCGCCGTATCCACCCCTTGGGGAGAGGGCGGCATAGGGATAATAAGGTTGTCCGGCAGGGGGAGCGCCCAGGTGGTGGATAAGGTCTTCAGGGGACGCTCCCCCCTCTGCTCCACACCCCCTTGGACCATGAGGCACGGACACCTGGTATCCGAAGATGGAATCCTCGACGAGGTCCTGGCGGTGCGCTTCGAGGCCCCCAGGAGCTACACCGGCGAGGACTCCGCCGAGGTGCACTGCCACGGTGGTATCCTGGTGGTCCAAAGATGCCTGAACGCCCTCATAAACGCCGGGGCAAGGCTTGCGGAACCCGGGGAGTTCACAAGAAGGGCGGTCCAAAACGGCAGGATGGACCTCACCAGCGCAAGCGGAGTGCTGGGCATGATAAGGGGCTACAGCGATGAGGCCCTTAAGGCTGCCTCCAGGTCCCTTACGGGAACCACCCGGCGGGAGATGGAGGAGCTCTTGCAGTACCTAATATCCATCACCGCCCTTCCCGAGGCACTGCTGGACCACCCGGAGGAGGAGCTCCCGGACCTGGAGCTGGAGCGCCTGCGGACGGGGCTTATGGATGCGGCAGGCAGGCTCCGGGACCTGGCCTACAGGGGAGAGGCCGGGATGGCCTTGAGCTGCGGCATCAGGGCCGCCCTGGTGGGACGCCCCAACGTGGGGAAGTCCTCGCTCCTCAACAGGCTGGTGCGGGAGGCAAAGGCCATCGTGACCCCCATACCCGGCACCACCAGGGACCTAGTGGAGGCGGCGGTGATCCACAAGGGGGTCCCCCTCAAATTGGTGGACACCGCGGGCATAAGGGACTCCCAGGATCCCGTGGAAATGCTGGGGATCCAACGGGCAAAAGAGGCCATGGTTACCTCCCAGATCCGCATTCTCGTGCTAGATGGTTCAACCCCCCCTTCCCAGGAGGACCTAAAGCTGCTCACCTCCCTGGAGAAACCCGCCCTGGCAGCGCTCAACAAGAGCGACAAGGGGATACTCCAGGAGTGGCTGGACCTTCTTGACCGCCCCCAGGAGATACCTTATTTTGAGATATCCGCCCTAAACGGGGACGGGGTGGAGGAGCTCAAGGACCGCATGGTGGAGACCTTCTTCTCCAGGGGCTCCCTGGAGGGGGCGGTAAGCCTCTTCCGGCACCAGGTGGACAGCCTCAAAAGGTCCGCCCAGTGCCTAGAGGAGGCGGCCGGCGCATCCTTCCTGGACGCCATGGTCCACCTGGCCTCAAGGGCAAGACAGCACCTAGGGGCCGCCATGGGCAGGGACACCACGGAGGAGCTGCTGGACTCCATATTCTCGAACTTCTGCATAGGGAAGTGATCCCCATCTTACTAAGGTGAGATCTTCGGAAGGAGGTGGCGCCATTGCCAAGCTTCACCGAGTTCTCGATCAAAAGCTGT encodes the following:
- a CDS encoding RluA family pseudouridine synthase; this translates as MRRYTVPPEEEGRRLDRLIRDWWPSVGMGLRMGAIRRGDVRLDRMKVSCSKRLVAGQELTVPWDDEPVAPKGEESCVVRGESRVLPSWVIHMDQVLLVANKPPGWICQPGGSGNGTSLPEEVWRLIGRTGPVPAHRLDVNTSGVVLVPLTKPFARELQRMFREGLIRKLYWAVVKGRCGGAFRIDAPLYAGDGGPVAVSGEGREALSLVRPLCTHGGYSLVEVTLVTGRKHQARAHLAHAGLPIVGDPVYGVRLQGVRRPMLHARFISLPDEASLGDLRGASFTAPLMEDMEDLIGRLGLQHPGAMNRCGDLA
- a CDS encoding 3'-5' exoribonuclease YhaM family protein, giving the protein MESGMGNMTVAQVITLKPSEKGRFRGVYAVADEQVKLDKNGKRYWILSLMDQTGSMEIRAWSSCEWLDQREVPEGVRLEPEEVPPLRGLSIGVIGTVREFNKALQPTADRIYLVSQEKYPPYDFVQRSPYPQEDLEERFNLLVGSCGDEVRGFLESVFQGPLRRDFFSYPAAVGNHHAYASGLLEHTVSVAEAAAALCGCYRVDRDVVVGGALLHDLGKLRAYRMSPLPEATLEGTVLDHIAMGYCMFEELADRYGLRDVLRLHLGHIILSHHGKKEFGSPVLPSTPEALIVSAADELDFQVFCCREGISALRDGQVISDFHKALQRRVWSGEISDSLGGEGGA
- a CDS encoding GGDEF domain-containing protein, whose protein sequence is MGSGSSESLPLSVWAVFLSSYLTATACYVMNSTGSSMGQFCCNLSAQGLLLAFVSPAAGASPVLAWLGVALASAGMVGLISCIQKAHNPLKKDLLEGPISISDLQTELKSMEDSIDITSKIPLPALWARDGTVESANREIKLLLGRDDIEGSGLNEIINPSLHELDLGGTGWLVFRKTVEGEDVVLLAPKGDVSAGDSSEFVDPKTGLYSDRYARKRGEEEIERARRYRRWLSMALLKLEFENLTSGPLPQSMMDEAYMKFIGLVKKTIRTTDMGFRLKDGCVLLLLPETPSSGARTLFGRIKTQVDKIIEEGSVTPFRINLLGGFSFYGGNGTTSYSQMLEEAYSNLALNED
- a CDS encoding PLP-dependent aminotransferase family protein encodes the protein MSSFFDGLYSGRVADLRPSPIREMLHLVRRPGVISFAGGMPDPEAFPVDLFYEAAGILKSQGKDVLQYGTTEGYGPLKDFLIHWTAPRMGRKLEHDEMLITAGSSQVSDLLCWALIDQDDLILIEEPSFLGVFLNMHNHGAKFLTVPCDDEGMMVDLIPEKVERAQKEGKKVKLCYTIANFHNPLGTTLSLERRKKLIEYAHRYGFAIMEDDPYGYVRFEGEHLPTLFSLDDRGVVVYAGSFSKILAPGTRVGWCCGSREIIRKMAIFKQGVDVCTSLVAQALVYEYCRLGHLDSFLPKIIEHYKKKRDAMEDAMREHLPLDLVHWVKPEGGYFYWVKMKGINSDELFKRAVDNQVAFVPGKAFYPNRDGGENELRLCYTFASPEQTQEGMKRLGEAMKGMAG
- the mnmE gene encoding tRNA uridine-5-carboxymethylaminomethyl(34) synthesis GTPase MnmE, producing MTSLAHEDVIAAVSTPWGEGGIGIIRLSGRGSAQVVDKVFRGRSPLCSTPPWTMRHGHLVSEDGILDEVLAVRFEAPRSYTGEDSAEVHCHGGILVVQRCLNALINAGARLAEPGEFTRRAVQNGRMDLTSASGVLGMIRGYSDEALKAASRSLTGTTRREMEELLQYLISITALPEALLDHPEEELPDLELERLRTGLMDAAGRLRDLAYRGEAGMALSCGIRAALVGRPNVGKSSLLNRLVREAKAIVTPIPGTTRDLVEAAVIHKGVPLKLVDTAGIRDSQDPVEMLGIQRAKEAMVTSQIRILVLDGSTPPSQEDLKLLTSLEKPALAALNKSDKGILQEWLDLLDRPQEIPYFEISALNGDGVEELKDRMVETFFSRGSLEGAVSLFRHQVDSLKRSAQCLEEAAGASFLDAMVHLASRARQHLGAAMGRDTTEELLDSIFSNFCIGK